The Apium graveolens cultivar Ventura chromosome 6, ASM990537v1, whole genome shotgun sequence genome contains a region encoding:
- the LOC141665444 gene encoding uncharacterized protein LOC141665444 — translation MRIINQQDCIKFMDNILMRFRIPRILVSDNGPQFVASEFKSYLQERGIKHRKLSVAYPQGNGQVEVTNQILLWGIEKRLRESKSKWPEELPNVLWAYMTSPRTSTYENPFKLAYGTEAMLPIEVGSPSHREINFDEIANEEGLRTNIELIDEVQDQAVTKMEKYNVKTREHFSKKSRVKNFQVGDLVLRDIGASDPTNTGKLIPKWEGSYKIKEVLSLRTYKLESMDESEIPNTWHIIRHRKYYF, via the coding sequence ATGAGAATCATAAACCAGCAGGATTGCATAAAGTTTATGGATAATATCTTGATGAGGTTCAGAATCCCAAGAATCCTGGTATCTGATAATGGGCCGCAGTTTGTTGCGTCAGAGTTCAAATCCTATCTCCAAGAGCGGGGGATCAAGCATAGAAAATTATCAGTAGCATACCCTCAAGGGAATGGACAAGTGGAAGTAACAAACCAGATCCTTCTCTGGGGCATCGAGAAGAGGCTTAGAGAAAGTAAaagcaaatggccagaagaattgcCCAATGTGCTATGGGCCTACATGACCAGTCCCCGGACAAGCACATACGAAAATCCTTTCAAGCTAGCTTACGGAACAGAAGCAATGCTGCCTATCGAGGTAGGATCCCCTTCCCACCGAGAAATCAACTTTGATGAAATAGCCaatgaggaggggctcagaaCAAACATTGAGCTCATTGACGAGGTCCAGGACCAGGCTGTAACAAAGATGGAAAAATACAATGTGAAGACTAGGGAacacttcagcaagaagtccagGGTCAAgaactttcaagttggagacctggtaCTTCGAGACATAGGAGCCTCAGATCCCACCAATACTGGAAAGCTAATACCCAAGTGGGAGGGCTCTTACAAGATCAAAGAGGTGTTAAGTCTGAGGACCTACAAGCTAGAAAGCATGGATGAATCAGAGATACCAAACACTTGGCACATAATTAGGCATAGGAAATACTATTTTTAA